A DNA window from Coffea arabica cultivar ET-39 chromosome 6c, Coffea Arabica ET-39 HiFi, whole genome shotgun sequence contains the following coding sequences:
- the LOC140008013 gene encoding uncharacterized protein has protein sequence MGDRVQFEPWSHLDGKIVFVTGASSGLGKEFCLDLAKAGCKVVAAARRLERLKSLCDEINQLFPSPSRSSPVELDPNSTRAVAVELDVTADASTIETSVQRAWNAFGHIDALVNNAGVRGSISSSLDLTENEWNSTVRTNLTGAWLVSKYVGRHMREACRCGCIVNVSSVSGLNRAQLRGAVAYSSSKAGMDSMTRIMALELGEYKIRVNSISPGLFSSELTEGLVKKPWINNVAERTVPLRTFGTSDPALTSLVRFLIHDSSSYVSGNHFIVDAGYSLPGVPIFSSL, from the exons ATGGGAGACCGCGTCCAGTTTGAACCATGGAGTCACTTGGATGGCAAAATTGTTTTTGTCACAGGTGCATCTTCTGGGCTTGGCAAAGAATTTTGCCTAGACCTCGCCAAGGCCGGTTGCAAGGTAGTGGCGGCTGCCCGTAGACTTGAGCGGCTTAAGTCTCTCTGTGACGAAATCAACCAGCTATTTCCCTCTCCAAGCAGGTCATCTCCGGTTGAGTTGGATCCTAATTCTACTCGAGCTGTGGCGGTTGAACTTGATGTCACAGCTGATGCCTCCACCATTGAAACTTCGGTACAAAGGGCTTGGAATGCATTTGGACATATTGATGCTTTGGTTAACAATGCTGGTGTAAGAG GTTCCATAAGTTCATCTCTGGATCTTACTGAAAATGAATGGAATTCTACTGTGAGAACAAACCTGACTGGAGCTTGGCTAGTGTCCAAGTATGTTGGTAGGCATATGCGTGAGGCATGCAGATGTGGCTGTATTGTTAATGTTTCATCAGTTTCTGGGCTGAACCGAGCGCAATTGCGCGGTGCTGTTGCCTATAGTTCTTCAAAAGCCGGCATGGACTCCATGACAAGG ATAATGGCCTTGGAATTGGGAGAGTACAAAATCAGGGTGAACTCAATAAGCCCGGGACTTTTCAGTTCTGAATTGACCGAAGGGCTTGTAAAAAAGCCCTGGATTAATAATGTGGCAGAGAGAACAGTTCCATTAAGAACCTTTGGCACATCAGACCCAGCTTTGACATCACTTGTTCGGTTCTTAATTCATGACTCCTCAAGCTATGTATCGGGCAATCATTTCATTGTGGATGCTGGATATTCTCTCCCAGGAGTTCCCATTTTCTCTTCACTTTGA